From one Heterodontus francisci isolate sHetFra1 chromosome 17, sHetFra1.hap1, whole genome shotgun sequence genomic stretch:
- the LOC137378671 gene encoding uncharacterized protein has product PSLFLFKSSQEIKWVGCFCITHFQLDNKVFGVTVREGKKKGELKCCFQVTIDKTGKPSNKLKGTSHNDPNIVKIIEVKDLRKTIEIETGYEDTNAWVEWIKLPVKSLNKNNCYACASGRPIAQVVPFPLGWERDRKGMECMFARYQDKTAWGIQTCISLSIMFPPLEKEDSRTPPSFLATSVNHTSCVRRHGAELTRNMGELKSCIETEDVTGRVRGGNYSSLNVPRADLWWYCGGKILRQTLPSQWKGTCAIVQLAIPFTLAFEKQEIITRERGKREVIANSFDDQVYMDFIGVPRGVPDEFKARNQITAGFESLFWWVTINKNVDWINYIYYNQQRFINYTRDAVKGIAEQLDATSRMAWENRLALDMILAEKGGVCIMLGGKCCTFIPNNTAPDGSITRALQGLTTLAEEMAENSGADTSLTGWLESWFGKWKGMIISVFTSLIMVVGILIAIGCCIIRCVRGLTQRLIETALTKQMSIQRGQEESIYLLGNDKVDSINGNTDIEKAAEIMLRGFERTYENPPQYVENNKD; this is encoded by the coding sequence ccttctctctttcttttcaaaagtagccaggaaataaaatgggttggatgtttttgtattacccacttccaattagacaacaaggtgtttggagtaacagttagagaagggaaaaagaaaggtgaattaaaatgttgttttcaggtaacaatagataagactggtaaaccatctaacaaactaaaagggacctctcataacgatcctaacatagtaaaaataatagaggtaaaggacctgagaaagacaattgagatagaaaccggttacgaggacacaaatgcctgggtagaatggataaaattacctgtaaaaagtttgaacaaaaacaattgctatgcttgtgcatctggtagaccgatagctcaagtagtacctttcccgctggggtgggagcgtgaccgaaagggcatggaatgcatgttcgcccgatatcaggataagacggcttggggtattcaaacttgcatatccttgtcaataatgttccctcccctagagaaagaagattcaaggactcccccttcatttttagccaccagtgtgaatcacacatcatgcgtacgtcgacacggtgcggagctaaccagaaatatgggagagttgaagtcatgcatagagactgaggacgtaactggaagagtcaggggagggaactactcatcattgaatgttcccagagcggatttatggtggtattgcggaggaaaaatcctgagacagaccctaccctcccagtggaaggggacgtgcgcaattgttcaattggcaataccattcaccttggcatttgagaaacaagagataataacgagggaaaggggtaaaagggaagtgatagcgaactcttttgacgaccaggtatacatggatttcataggggtcccaagaggggtacctgatgaattcaaggcccgaaaccaaataaccgccggtttcgagtctttgttttggtgggtcactattaacaaaaatgtagattggataaattatatttattacaaccaacaaagatttataaattatactagagatgcggtaaaaggtatagctgaacaattagatgccacaagtagaatggcttgggaaaatcgactggctctagatatgatcttagcagaaaaaggaggtgtgtgtataatgttaggagggaaatgttgcacatttatcccaaataacacagcacccgatggttcaatcacccgagcactgcaagggttaacaactttagcagaagagatggctgaaaattcaggagcagacacttccctgacggggtggcttgaatcctggtttggaaaatggaaaggcatgataatctcggtttttacctccctgatcatggttgtcggaatactaatagccatcgggtgttgtattattcgttgtgtaagagggctgacacagcgattgattgagacagctttgacgaagcagatgtcaatacaaagaggccaggaagaaagtatatacctgttaggtaatgacaaagtggatagtatcaacggaaatacagacattgaaaaggcggctgaaataatgctcagaggatttgagaggacatatgagaaccctccgcagtatgtagaaaacaacaaggattaa